tatttagtaGCTCTATCAAACACTCTAATTTTGTAGGACATGCCGCTTGGTTTCTGTGGGTAAATCAGCGTCACACAGAGTTAGTCCATAATAATTTTTCAGACTATTTCTTATGTAAGATGCTGGCTTTGTCAAAACTTGAAGTATCAACCAAGACTTGAAATGTTGATTTTTGGAATTTATTTATCATTTCATGGCTGTCAAAGatagaaataaaacctaaacaTTCCAAAGAATTAAAGTTCTTGTTTTACAGGAACATCTGGGAACCAAGCGAGAAGTTCCACCAGCCACAGAGCTTTAGGGGATGCTGTAAAATCCTTCAAGCCCTGACTTAGTATACTTCAATATCAGACAGCAGCTAATGCACAAATTTAACCAGAAACCTGTATTGGCTAAActgtgtttgcttctgttttctctcaaataaaccttgggtttttttaaaaaaaaaaaaaaagactaaatactttttcattcatgtgCTGTCTTAAAATCTGTCCTcaataatgaaaaaagcagtCACTATGGAAGCATTTTTTACTTGGTTAGTGttgccctttaaaaaaaaatgaggcatTAGGGTACAAAAAGGTCAAGATAATCTGGGGTTTATTCTCCACCTGTGGCTGTCCCAGTTATACAGGGTTGAGGGGCAGTGGTTTTGCTTCATGTGCTtcatgtggggggggggggggggaggtgcTTATCCAGTCACTGCACAAGAGTTTCTAGCTGCACTTCTGCCATGAGCCATATTCTGTCTACTAGAGATTTAACAGAACACATTCTGAGTGCTGTAAAGCACAGTCTCCATACACACGCTGACTGAGCAACACTCGAGATGTAAAACTTTAACTGGCCACAAGCTGGCAAGCTGGTACCTGAGGCTGCTCCTGTCAAGCTCTGGgcagcaaatgtatttttaccttttgtAAAAGCAGGTTTAttattttggggggaaaaaaaatagtgcatAGTTTATTCATTAGTTCTTGAAGTTAATTCTGTAACTGCTACCTGAGGACTCATAAAAGTAATGCTTTTTAAGcaaagatggggggggggagggtgttgAGTGAAAAAATAACTAGTTTACATGCTTCTACTACTGTTTCCTTCTCTATCCTGGCATGAACAATAACATCAGTTCAGCATTAAGGCAGCTCCGCTTACTGCAGATAGTGATTTTCTCTAAAAGGTGTATTTTGATCAGACTCAGTACTGAGGTATGTCCAGAGGTCTTTCATTCCAGCAACGGAAATGTATTTCAGCTACCCTGAAACATGTCTTTTTAGGTGCCAGCTTTATTATCTCAGAAGTCTGGGTTCAACAGAAGACTAGATCCTAGAAGACATTGCTACTGAATGCCAGGACTCCTGGCTTGCCATGTTGTGTAGGCTACATTTCACCAGTCAGATCCTGGGGAACTGGGAATGatctttttccattaaatgCCACAGCCATGGAGCAGAAGTCAAATTACTGAGAAGCTGCTTGGTGCAGGTGACCAGGAGTTAACTCTGGTACATGCTGCCTGTGCAAGTTTGAGCAAGTACCTTTTCTCACAGTACACGCTCTGATGATAAATGCCCTACAAACTGTAAAGGGTTCAAATACCTCCAGAAGGAAGTACTCCACAAATAACTTAATAACCAGGCCTGTCTTCATCACCATGGGCTAAACTAGATGTGTCTGCcacttcttattttctttctttttattttgagatgTTTTACAGTAGTTCAGTGGAATGGGCTTGTGCCCACCCAGCTCACTTCCAGACACCAGCAGCCATCATATGCCAGTGCCTTATACTCACTATTTCAACCACTGTCAGAGCCACCCACTCAACCAATGCTGTATATCCTCTTACTGTTCAGTGCCTTCATCAATCCCAAGTTTTTCCAGCTCTCCATATAAAAAGCCTCTTTTTGCTTGTACCAAAGCAATCCTGTGTAATATTCAAAACACAGCTCATTGAGCAACTGTTTAGGTGTGATTTATCATAAGCATCTGCATTTATATTGAAGCTTCATGGAGTTTTCAGATTTCTATACCTCTTGTTTCACCATGAAAAGATTTATATGATTCTACATATGATATGCACAATGCAACTGAATTTATCTTCTCAAGTCAGGGGGAATTAACAGACAAAAAGTATTTCCTACATATCTATCTTTTCAGTTCTGTAAAGCATGGATTGGAAAAGCAATTGGCCAAATACAGTTTGTGCAGCAGGAAGTGGTCTCCAGCCTTCTTTCAAGTTGACAGGGaatttttttcacattcatCTTGCATATTCAGAGGCAGGGACGGGGAGCTGTCATGGGACCGtcctgcagcttctgctctgtTGTGAATGATGGTTTCTGATTTGTGGCAATCACTTTCTGTGTCTTGATGTTTCTTTATGTATCTCTTCAGATAGCATTTTACAGAGTATTTGAAAATGAGGTAACTTAATTCACTTAGATTTAATACAATGCACAGGCAGGAAGTTGCCaccagaaaatacaggaaaatcaTCTTCTCTGTAGGTTTGGAAATATAACAGTCTACAGTATTGGGACATGGTCTTATGTCACATTTCACGATACGTGGTACTTTGAATCCATTGTACAATTtataaaacagaacaagaaaaactatttcaaaTCCTGTTTTTAAGATAAGGCTGACAAGGTAAGTGCACAGCAATCCACCATCTCTCTCTCCTGCACTTTTATAAAGTTTCTGGTTGTGGCGTTTCTCTCTGTTCTCTCGGTAagcaacatgaaaaacaaccaagaGCGAAGGGGTAGAGACCATGATTAATTGCAAAGCCCAAAGTCTGATGTGGGAGACGGGGAAAAAATGgtcaaagcaaacattttcacAACCAGGCTGCTTGATATTGCATTCAAATTCATCATGTTCATGTTTCCagatgttttctgcagctgcaacGTAAACCAGCAAGCGGAATATGAACACAACTGCTACCCAAATTCTTCCAATTCCTGTTGAATATTTATTCACTCCACTCAACAGATCACGTAGGAATCCCCAGGTCATTTTTCTGCtcaaggaaagaaggaaatgctgTACTGAAGAAACACAAGATCAGAGAGAAGCTTCCTCTTGggcaaagaaaaatgagatgtTCATTCAAGGTGAAACATAAGCAGTAGCTGAAGCAATTTAGAATGattaagcttttaaaaaggaaaccaacaacaacaaactgCTCTTAATTCTGATAATTTGAACCTTCTGAGGCTATTACACAAACCTCATTTGCTGTTAAAATAGATTTTGTCTATCAGGCTGAAGCCTGATCTTTCTATTAAACTGTCCTCTGAAAGTAAATGTGTCTGTTCTTCCTGGGGGTCTCCTGAGCATCAGGCAGAGATTTCTCCAGCAAGTTCAATCTAGCATTCTACCACTGAGGTACTCAGCTTAGCCCTGTAGTTATGCAAAATACTACCCACAGCCAAATCAGATTTCACTTTCAAATTTCAGTATAGGAGCCACGTGTCCCACAAAAGGTTGACTACCAAATgcaaatggttttctttttgtctgtggTCTAACTTCCTGGTAAACTTGTgcagtttttttattttaattttactttatttttaatttaattaaattaaatttaaatttaattttaaattctgttctgCTTCACTGGATTTTATTTGTTGCATTTCTTATCATGTAAGAAATGCACTAAgatttccttcaaaaaaaaaagatttttttaatagtttatttTCCATACAAGTCTTTATCCTAACTCTGCAACACTTCTTTTGGAAAAGCAGTCTAAGGAGCCACTGGTAGGCAGACTCTCCTCAATGTCAAAAAAAGCCCTGACATAATTACCAAGAGCATACAGTCACCTTCCCACCAGGCCCCGCACTGAAGGTCTATGTGGATCTTTGAGGATATGAAGCTCCTTTGTTTTCTAAGAACAAAAAGTAGATGTCTTCCCAGGACACAGAATGGCTGGGAGACATGAGGAGGGAAATCTGAGATCCAGATGTGCAAATCTCAGATTCCAGATTTGTGTCTTCTATCTTTTAACTTCCTCATCCCATCTACTGCTCCTGCAAGTTCTGCCTAGTAGGAGAGAAAATGTACCCCTTTGAGGCTGCAGTGGCACATGCAAATCCCAATGCTGTTGCTGTAGCTGCAGTTGGCACTGAAGGATGAGCAAGTTCAACTGGTAAGTCTGAGCACAAGTAGTAAACAGGCCACAGCACCACAAAGGTCAGAGATGGAAAGCTCAGTACTTCTTTTGCTGTCCCTTGATTTTGCAGCCCATCATGACTTCTGCTTATGGCCAGACTTCTGCCAGAAAGCAAAGTTATTTGCCTGTTTGAGTATTCCTGCTTTGCTACCATTAGAGCTGTTGACTTACTTGGAGAGCTGAGggacagctgcagaaacaagtATTTCACTGATCTATGTTGAAGGATGttgaaaaaagatgttttcacaAAGAATGGTTACCAAGTTACTCCTTTATGCTGCAGGTAAAAAAGAATAATGGGAATATCAGTTGGCTTATATTCTATCAGAAATATGCTTATatgcttttaaatatgttttgcagGATGGTGACTTTGTCATTAAAGAACTATTTCTGTCCTCTATGTCTGCAATCAGAGCTCAAGCAGAAGTTTAAATCAAGCTCTTTAAGACATCATCACTAGGGCTTTAATGCTTTCTAGGTAAGTCAATACATCAGTCTCAAAGCATAAAGATACTGCTATGTAATAAAGTACaggcaaggaaacaaaacattctCATCAGTGAGTATTAATATTAACATGTGTGAATGCATCTTGTGGATGAGCTGACCTCTGGAGGAGGTTTGAAGGAAAACCTCAAAAGGCCTTTCCTAGGATTCACAAGCACAATAGAAGGGAAGACTGAATATTGTTATTCCATAGGAAAAAGCATAGCTGTGAGTGAGCTTTTGCTAATGGCCATAAGAGTTGCACCATCCTTCCTAATGTAAAAAGCCTAACATCATCTATCAATCCATGACTAGAATTTCACCAGTTCTGAGCCTCCAACTGAACAAGTCAGAACAGATGCACAAGATGTGACATACGAAGGGTATTAGAGTAAATGTTATCCAGATTAATGAAGACTGAACTTTGAAAATGCAATTAATTCACTGAAGAACTGCAAAGAACACatgatacaagaaaaaaaaataatttcaaagatATTGAGTTACtcaacaggctgagaaaattgcCATCATGGCACAGCACAAGTACAGACTAATGAAAAGTTATATTAGCTGAGGCTAGAGAAGACAAAGACATTATATGGGCTATATGAAGTTCAGAGGAAGGTGAGGATTCAGAggacaaaaaagagaaatcttcaAGTAAGCACACAACTGAGCAGTAAGAAACAGACAACAGTAGTATGAGGTTTTGTAACATTTCTAGAAGCAGCAGTACACATGGAAACAGATGCCAAGAGCAGCGTCAGGGCATGGCACTTCAGCAAAATTATATTCTGATTAAGGTAACAAcaagagaggagaaaatgtgATCCACATTCTTGAAGCCAAAGGGAGATCTCAAGCTTTGCATTCAGAGGAGATGTGTTTTGTGCAGAATGAATGGAAGAGAGTCAGGAAGGGAAGCCGGCTAGAGCAATTGAGTAGATTGTGGAAAATGTAGATTACATCAAGTTGCATCAAGGtaatgtgttgtggtttaagcccaggctgtaaAAATCTGAACCATGCAGCCTTTATGCTCACTCCTTCCCCCAGCTCTCTTCCCACCCACCCCCaggctcccagagggatggggaggaggactgaaagaatgtaactcccacagttTGAGATAGGAgcaatccagtaactaaagtataacacaaaccactactgctaccaccaataattacaatgataagggaaataacaagggaagagcaTACAACACCACCTGTCGATACCaagcctgactgagcagtgaaaCAGCCCTCACAGATAACTCCCAGTAACATtccaggcatgacatgctgtggtatagaatatctctttggctagttttggacaggtgtcctgtctctgcttcctcccagcttcccctcctccatggAAGAGCATgggactcacaaagtccttggtcagactaaacatttgagcagcaactaaaaacatcagtgttatcagcactgttcccaggctgaaagtcaaaaaacacagcactgcaccagctactaagaaggagaaaggaatgactgctactgctaaacccaggacagtaatGGCCAATATTGAGCCTAACAGTGAAATGACTCAAAGGTTTAAAAATGCCACAAACAGGTGAAAGGGGTATCTATTTGGCACAGTGGACATAAAGACCACAAAAAAAACTTAGCCTGTATTGGAAATTACAAAACAGGCATCAGAAAGTCttaaacagtaaaagaaagatTATTTGCTCCGAGTGCTCAACAAAAATTTGAATGTTAGATTTACTTCAACCCCTGCTCCCACACACATACACCTCAACTTGGACAAAAGCTGAAGATAAGTGTGAAAACAAGggcctgtgctgcttctgctatCATCAGGAAAAAGGGCAGGTGatctctcttcctcctcacatACATCATTTATTCCCCAGATGTGACTTAAACTCCCCACTACCaaccacacatacacacacactctgTCTTGCTCACTAGAGACACAAATGACCAGAAAGCCTCCACACCCCTATTTCCCTCAAACATTTCAGTGACTCAGTTTCAACACTTAAGGCTACACATGTGCTCTGCTGAGCAAAGAGAGCAACCTGAATGCACCATTTGTGTGTGCTGAGTGTAATTTGTTGAGTGAACTGTTTGAACAATGATATTGTTGTTGAATATATTCTTCAAATAATCATTTCTGTCATTCAGTGAGGTCTGCGGGAGGTTGGCTAATGTGCATTGAGTAACGCATCCATTGAACAATGTAATGCTCAGAGAATTAATTCACCTAACTTTCCATCAGCTCTGCTAATGTCATTACtctaaaaacagaaaaaggatcTTTATGCAGAGGAGAAcggggacaaaaaaaaaagaaaatgcaagaacAAACTGATCAAGTAGAGAGGAAGTGGGGAAAGAATCCAAAGTGTTAGGGGCACAAAGAGGGCAGGCAGCTCAGAGCTTAGAGAGCAGCTAGTTACAGGAAGAAGGTGTGGTATTATGGGAAATGGAACAGTGAGCACTAACAGAAAGAAGACAAGCCTGGAAATGGTGGATCTATGCATTCTGTACAAGCAAGCCAAATTACCCTCATAGgctgagagacagaaaaactttctttttctgtattttgctgcaCCTACAACTTacccttttttgttgtttgatttttttgatGGGAAGAAAGAGAACTGTGAGTAGTAGCAAAAATGCTAAAGTGGAGAACAGAAGTAGCAAAATCACAGGGAAGGATATAGGATCataaaaaagcagagctggtaACAATCTTGAGAGTTCATCCTCTCCATTTTTGCTACAATTTAACCAAAACACCATTGCAGCACTTTTTTTTACACACCAAGAATCATCTCAATGttatgaggaaaataaaaaataaaataaaatcattggCATAATGGTTTCCATAAACCATGACCAAACAAATAATGAAGCTTAACTTCAGATGTTCATTTAGTAACttcattttccccttattttctttgtttgctgATAAAAGGCTCATCATCCATTTTATGGTTGATGAGTCTTCGTGCTTGTTTCATGAACTGCCCACTGCTTTCTTACTGACTGCCAGAGGTGTAAAGTCCACAGGCTGAGAAATACTGACTTGCTTCATTCTCTGACTCTAATAAGGCTTCATTGTGCATATACTGTTCCTGACAGTTCAGT
This window of the Melopsittacus undulatus isolate bMelUnd1 chromosome 3, bMelUnd1.mat.Z, whole genome shotgun sequence genome carries:
- the GJB7 gene encoding gap junction beta-7 protein; protein product: MTWGFLRDLLSGVNKYSTGIGRIWVAVVFIFRLLVYVAAAENIWKHEHDEFECNIKQPGCENVCFDHFFPVSHIRLWALQLIMVSTPSLLVVFHVAYRENREKRHNQKLYKSAGERDGGLLCTYLVSLILKTGFEIVFLVLFYKLYNGFKVPRIVKCDIRPCPNTVDCYISKPTEKMIFLYFLVATSCLCIVLNLSELSYLIFKYSVKCYLKRYIKKHQDTESDCHKSETIIHNRAERTKGAHAIYRAHPLSLSVRSHFPFRKCLIYSVFNGMA